A stretch of DNA from Halobacterium sp. DL1:
TCTTGAGAGCGCGTGGACTCAGCCACACGTCGCGCGACCGACTCTCCTCGACGAGATCCTCCTCGGCGGTGTCTAGACCACTATCCGCAACGGCGTAGCCCGCGCTCTCGATGGTGGCGACAAGGTCGGCACGCGAGGTCTGCGCCGGGTCATACGTGACGATGACGGTGCCCGTCGTCGGGAGCGTCTCGCGGTCCTGGATACCCGCGACAGTGTCGAGGGCGTTCTCGATCTTCCCGGCGCAGGACGCACAGTCCATCGTGGGCACGTCGAACCGCTCGGTCTGGAGGTCATCGCGTGACTCGACATCGTAGCCGGCGGCCTGGACGCGTTCGACGACGTCGTCTACACCGACGTTCTCGGGACGATATTCGACGTGGACAGTTCCGGTCATTACCTGCGGCTCGACGGAGACGACCCCGTCGAGTTTCGAGACGCTGTTGACGATCTTCTCCGCGCAGGAGGGACAATCCATCCCGGGTACGTCGAGTGTCACGGTTCGGGCCTCCGGGCCCCCCGAACCAGCCGCATCTGTAGTCATTACCTCTAGTGACGAGGCTGGACGACAAGCGCCTTCGGTTGGTGTGTACCAACTCTCGTTAGGTGTCGGGCGAAGAAAGGTGGGGAGACGTGGAGCGATCGGCGACGTAGGCCTCGGCCAAGTGGGCTTCAGCGCGGCGGAGCCGATAGGAGAGCGTCGAGCCGGGGATATCGAGTTTCTCGGCGAGTTCGTAGGTTTCGATCTCGCGCGGTGTCTTGTAGTACCCGTGGTCGACGGCAGCCCGTACCGCTGCATCCTGTTCGGCCGTCAATGTGGGGGAACCGTCGTCCGGGGCGGCGTCATCCGCGTCGCCGACACGGACAAATGTAACGCCGGTCGTGTCGTCGATCTCGCTCTCGATTGCGTTGCGGAATGCGTGGTAGGTGGTGTCGTCGGGGGCGATGATGCGCCATTCGTAGCGACGACCGACCCACGTCGTCTTGAAAATGAGACCATCGCCGAAGTGATCGAGTGCGAGGTGTGGGATGGAGGTACACGAGGGAGTGCGTGACCAGTAGGAGTAGAGGACGAGTGCGTCGTCAGTGCGGTCGAGGACCTGTGTTTCCCAGTCCGCTTCGCAGTCACGGCGGGCCAAACAATCGGTGTAATACTCGGCGTCAGTGACAGTCTCAGCGATATTATCGAGTGCAGTTTCTCTACCCGACACGTAATCGACCCGCCAGAGGTTCTTGGGAGAAACGTGACAAGAGAGCGACCGGATTTTCGTCTCCGGATTGTCGGCGAGGATATCGGCGACAGCGTTAGTGCCCGGAGCGTATTCCAAGGCGAAGACGAGCTCGCGCATACTGATTCATAGCATGGAGAGAGGTATGAACGCGTTGACGGAGACTCAGGGGTTGAGTAGTCGAGTTGATGCCCTACGTCCCTCTCCCCAGCGAGCGCCGACCAAATGGCGGTGCGAGCTGGACTGCAGTATCGAGCCTGCTTCAATCACCACGTCCGACATCGAGATCAAGGAAGTGATCGGGTGACTCCGGAACCAGCCATGCCGGCACGACTCGTGTGAGGACAACCATCCCCGTCAGCTCAACGAGCGTCTGGGTGACGACGACTGCTGGGGCGAGCGCGTAGCCCGACGGGAGCGCGAGCGCCAGTGGGAGGATGACCAACGAGTTCCGGGTTACGGACGTGAACACGAGCGCCCGGCTCTCGCCGGCCTCCATCCCCAAGAGGCCGGCCACCAACCGACCGAGCAGCGGCATAATGGCCAGGAACGCTACATAGACAGGCACAACCGATGCGATCTGTCCGATCGAATCCTGTACGCGCGGCAGTTGGGAGGCGATCACGACGAACAGTGTTGCGCCCATCATCGGGACCGGCAACCAGCCCATCGTCGCCTGCCACTGGTCGCCGCGAGTGGACCGCTCCGCCCAGTATTCGGTCGCCCACGCGAGCGTCAGCGGGAGCGCAATGATGAT
This window harbors:
- a CDS encoding transcriptional regulator, coding for MRELVFALEYAPGTNAVADILADNPETKIRSLSCHVSPKNLWRVDYVSGRETALDNIAETVTDAEYYTDCLARRDCEADWETQVLDRTDDALVLYSYWSRTPSCTSIPHLALDHFGDGLIFKTTWVGRRYEWRIIAPDDTTYHAFRNAIESEIDDTTGVTFVRVGDADDAAPDDGSPTLTAEQDAAVRAAVDHGYYKTPREIETYELAEKLDIPGSTLSYRLRRAEAHLAEAYVADRSTSPHLSSPDT